A genomic segment from Candidatus Bathyarchaeota archaeon encodes:
- a CDS encoding aminotransferase class I/II-fold pyridoxal phosphate-dependent enzyme, giving the protein MRDPTSFLRTEYEELVERALDWRPRTLQGPSKPKTLVEGREVLMLCSNNYLGLTTHPRLIKAAIDAIETYGVGSGAVRPISGTMDLHLMLERRLARFKRAEASLTYPTGFMANSGLIPQLVDRGDLIISDELNHGSIIDGVRLSRADRAIYKHNDMADLNRVLEEAERHDPPYRRILIITDGVFSMDGDIAHLDEIVRLAGEHGAMVYVDDAHGEGVLGEGGRGIVSHFNLTHKEVHVEMGTFSKAYGVIGGHISGSEDLVKFAWNKSRTWLLSSSQPPPVVAACIAAIDVLETEPWHVKNLWKNTDYFRRAVQDLGFNTGNSQTPIIPLIVGESEKAKILSERLYERGIYVMPIVYPMVARDKARIRVQMHSQLSTEELDKVIEDLEDVGKELEII; this is encoded by the coding sequence ATGAGAGACCCAACAAGTTTCTTGAGAACCGAATACGAGGAGTTAGTTGAAAGGGCTCTAGACTGGAGGCCGAGGACTTTACAGGGTCCCAGTAAGCCTAAGACCCTTGTGGAGGGAAGAGAGGTGCTGATGCTATGCTCCAACAATTATTTAGGCCTCACAACTCATCCTAGGCTGATTAAGGCCGCGATTGATGCTATAGAGACCTACGGGGTCGGCTCTGGCGCTGTTAGGCCAATATCTGGCACCATGGATCTCCACCTCATGCTTGAAAGGAGGCTTGCGAGGTTCAAGAGAGCTGAGGCCTCCCTCACCTATCCCACCGGTTTCATGGCCAACTCTGGCCTTATACCCCAACTGGTCGATAGAGGAGACCTCATCATAAGCGATGAGTTGAATCATGGGAGCATCATCGATGGGGTTAGGCTCAGCAGGGCGGATAGGGCGATCTACAAGCATAACGACATGGCGGATCTCAACAGGGTTTTGGAGGAGGCTGAGAGGCATGATCCACCATACCGGAGGATACTTATAATCACAGATGGGGTCTTCTCGATGGATGGGGATATAGCTCACTTAGATGAAATTGTGAGGCTGGCTGGAGAGCACGGCGCGATGGTGTATGTTGATGATGCTCATGGGGAAGGAGTGCTGGGAGAGGGGGGTAGGGGCATCGTGAGCCACTTTAACCTCACACACAAGGAGGTTCATGTTGAGATGGGGACCTTCAGCAAGGCCTATGGGGTCATAGGTGGGCACATCTCCGGCTCGGAGGACTTAGTAAAGTTCGCTTGGAATAAGAGTAGGACCTGGCTCCTCAGCTCCTCTCAGCCACCTCCAGTTGTCGCAGCCTGCATAGCTGCTATAGATGTCTTAGAGACAGAGCCCTGGCATGTCAAGAATTTATGGAAGAACACAGATTATTTCCGGAGAGCCGTTCAGGATCTAGGGTTTAATACTGGAAACTCACAGACCCCGATAATACCATTGATCGTCGGGGAGAGCGAGAAGGCGAAGATTTTGAGCGAGAGGCTCTATGAAAGGGGGATATATGTTATGCCAATTGTGTATCCAATGGTCGCGAGGGATAAGGCTAGGATTAGAGTGCAGATGCATTCCCAGCTTTCCACAGAGGAATTGGACAAGGTCATCGAAGATCTGGAAGATGTCGGGAAAGAGCTAGAGATAATATAG
- the topA gene encoding DNA topoisomerase I: MKRVLVICEKPMAAKRVASALDEEGSPKEERKLGLSYFTSRRENSELIVVSALGHLFTVTGRKGGGSYPIFETRWIPIHEVTRSRRASDRLRLIEMLAKEADEFISACDYDIEGSLIAYNILAHILPKERLKDAGRMRFSSLTKEAIEEAWRTRSRTLDYPIIEAGKARHEVDWIFGINLSRALMSSLKKATGNYRSMSIGRVQGPTLNFVKEREIEIRTFVPTPFWTIEAHAEIDGKRHRLQYEKPRIKKEKEALEIASKCDGAEGYVKALSSKGRSILPPPPFSLGDLQLEAHRLYRYSPSTTLKTAENLYLKALISYPRTSSQKIPPSLNLREILCGLGRIEEYREFAESLLSRASIRVRQGLKDDPAHPAIHPTGYFDEKLKPRERNLFDLICRRFMASMGDPAHLLEMEAQIDVKGYNFYLRGSRPAYRGWMNIYGPFLKEREEPLPPLKMGQIIKRILVRGERRNTKPPPRFDQASLLKLMEGKEIGTKSTRSEIIETLFERGYIEGSSIRLTELGLTVGDVLGKYCPEILSPELTRHLEKQLERIQLSETTSALVVEDAIRALRPSLKKLKDRELEIGLAISTALRSSPPVEDYLGHCPRCNTGEIIIIRNRRTGKRFAGCSNYVKGLCSNSFPLPQRGEIKACGEACPICGAPLIILKRGRIFHKFCVNHECGYGRSGEKDGR, encoded by the coding sequence TTGAAGAGGGTCCTAGTCATCTGCGAGAAGCCAATGGCCGCTAAGAGAGTTGCATCGGCCCTAGACGAAGAAGGTTCGCCAAAAGAGGAGAGGAAACTTGGATTATCCTACTTTACTTCTAGAAGAGAGAATTCAGAACTCATAGTGGTCTCAGCTCTAGGCCACCTCTTCACAGTCACGGGAAGGAAGGGGGGAGGTAGTTACCCGATCTTTGAAACCAGGTGGATCCCGATCCATGAGGTGACCAGATCAAGGAGGGCATCTGATCGCCTCAGGCTGATTGAAATGCTGGCTAAGGAGGCCGATGAGTTCATTAGTGCATGTGACTATGATATAGAAGGTAGTCTAATAGCCTACAATATCCTCGCCCATATACTGCCAAAGGAAAGGCTGAAAGATGCAGGTAGGATGAGGTTCTCAAGTCTCACCAAAGAGGCCATCGAAGAGGCCTGGAGAACCCGATCAAGAACCTTAGACTATCCTATTATAGAGGCTGGAAAGGCTAGGCATGAAGTTGATTGGATCTTCGGAATCAACCTCAGCAGGGCCCTTATGTCCTCTTTGAAGAAGGCCACTGGAAATTATAGGTCGATGAGCATAGGTAGGGTCCAGGGGCCCACCCTAAACTTCGTTAAGGAACGGGAGATAGAGATAAGGACCTTCGTGCCAACACCATTCTGGACCATAGAGGCCCATGCGGAGATAGATGGTAAGAGACACCGTCTTCAATATGAAAAGCCCCGTATTAAAAAAGAAAAGGAGGCCCTTGAAATAGCATCCAAATGCGATGGAGCGGAGGGATATGTCAAGGCTTTATCTTCTAAGGGCAGGTCTATTCTCCCTCCCCCTCCCTTTAGCCTCGGCGATCTCCAGTTGGAGGCCCATAGGCTGTACAGATACTCCCCAAGCACAACCCTCAAGACCGCTGAGAACCTATACCTTAAGGCCTTGATAAGTTATCCAAGAACATCAAGCCAGAAGATCCCCCCATCCTTGAACCTTAGAGAGATCCTCTGTGGATTGGGGAGAATAGAGGAGTATAGGGAGTTCGCTGAGAGCCTCCTCTCCAGAGCCTCTATTAGGGTTAGACAGGGATTGAAGGACGATCCAGCTCATCCAGCCATTCATCCCACTGGCTACTTTGACGAGAAGTTAAAGCCTCGGGAGAGGAATCTATTCGACCTCATATGCAGAAGATTTATGGCCTCGATGGGAGATCCGGCCCATCTCTTAGAGATGGAGGCCCAGATCGATGTGAAGGGATACAACTTCTACTTGAGAGGGAGCAGGCCCGCTTATAGAGGTTGGATGAACATCTATGGCCCATTTTTGAAGGAGAGGGAGGAGCCCCTCCCTCCCTTAAAGATGGGCCAGATCATAAAAAGGATCTTGGTAAGGGGTGAGAGGAGGAATACTAAGCCTCCTCCGAGGTTTGACCAAGCCTCCCTCTTGAAGCTTATGGAGGGGAAGGAGATCGGAACGAAGTCCACGCGGTCCGAGATTATAGAGACCCTATTCGAGAGGGGTTATATTGAGGGCTCCTCCATAAGACTTACTGAACTAGGCCTAACAGTGGGAGACGTCCTAGGTAAGTATTGCCCAGAGATATTGTCCCCCGAGTTGACCCGCCACTTAGAGAAGCAACTCGAACGCATCCAACTCTCTGAGACAACCTCAGCCCTGGTCGTGGAGGATGCCATTAGGGCCCTTAGGCCATCCCTCAAAAAACTGAAGGATAGGGAACTCGAGATAGGGCTTGCCATAAGCACCGCCTTAAGATCCTCACCTCCTGTTGAGGACTATCTTGGCCATTGTCCGAGGTGTAATACTGGCGAGATTATCATCATAAGGAATAGGAGAACCGGCAAAAGGTTCGCAGGCTGCAGCAACTATGTTAAGGGGTTATGCTCGAACAGCTTCCCCCTGCCCCAGAGGGGCGAGATCAAAGCCTGTGGAGAGGCATGCCCGATATGCGGAGCCCCCCTGATAATCCTGAAGAGGGGGAGGATCTTCCATAAGTTTTGTGTAAATCATGAGTGCGGCTATGGAAGGAGTGGCGAAAAAGATGGAAGATAG
- the nucS gene encoding endonuclease NucS — translation MGGRLVLQNPSLWEAYEALRLRRSREDTVLIIGECSVKYDGRASSTLEPGERIVLIKSDGSLQVHRPFELSPVNWQPSGSILRVRIQEGLLFVRSYNPRGRESLEVVFSKLVLLAVLGLRDTGSFFLHASEEDMRSAILRQPSILEEGFKPLAVERKIEPGFVDILGLDGKGVLTAVEIKRNDAGRDAVLQLKRYVDSLRMETGKEVRGIIAAPGLARGAQSTLSSLGLEFKVLSPQRCGEIIKQSKERKMTDFLI, via the coding sequence ATGGGAGGGAGGCTAGTATTGCAGAATCCCTCCCTCTGGGAGGCTTATGAGGCCCTTAGGCTAAGGCGCTCGAGGGAAGACACCGTCCTTATCATCGGAGAGTGTTCTGTGAAATATGATGGGAGAGCCTCCTCGACTCTGGAGCCAGGAGAAAGGATAGTCTTAATAAAGTCGGATGGTTCTCTTCAGGTTCATAGGCCGTTTGAACTCTCCCCAGTCAACTGGCAGCCTTCAGGTTCTATCCTGAGAGTGAGGATCCAAGAAGGCCTTCTTTTTGTCAGGTCTTATAACCCAAGAGGGAGGGAATCTTTAGAGGTTGTTTTCAGCAAACTCGTGCTATTAGCCGTGCTTGGCCTAAGGGATACGGGATCTTTCTTCCTCCATGCGAGCGAGGAGGATATGAGGAGCGCCATCCTACGTCAGCCATCCATCCTCGAGGAGGGGTTTAAGCCTCTCGCTGTGGAGAGAAAGATCGAGCCTGGATTTGTAGACATTTTGGGCTTAGATGGGAAAGGCGTACTCACAGCTGTTGAGATTAAAAGGAATGATGCGGGAAGAGATGCGGTTCTCCAGTTGAAAAGATACGTCGACTCGTTAAGGATGGAGACTGGAAAAGAAGTTAGGGGGATCATAGCTGCTCCTGGGTTGGCCAGAGGGGCTCAAAGCACGCTCAGTTCATTGGGTCTAGAGTTCAAAGTTCTTTCACCTCAGCGGTGTGGAGAGATCATAAAACAGAGTAAGGAAAGGAAGATGACAGATTTTTTGATCTGA
- a CDS encoding methyltransferase domain-containing protein: MVLMRAFPKKRDVMAHYDTLGGRIYDLRYGHEQTAKYDVIFSRWSIDTADLVLDVGCGTGLLLSKIKAFSIGVDISIILLRRARKRVRRGLGLVQCDAEHLPFRDGVFNKILAVTVIQNIPRPENFLLEIKRVSKMGSDIVISILKKLEFERFRDLIESSGLSIKSSFEDEEVEDWIIFASNG; the protein is encoded by the coding sequence ATGGTTCTGATGAGGGCCTTTCCAAAAAAGAGGGATGTTATGGCCCATTATGACACGCTGGGGGGAAGGATCTATGACCTCAGGTATGGCCATGAACAGACCGCGAAGTATGATGTTATCTTCTCAAGGTGGAGCATAGATACCGCAGACCTCGTCCTTGATGTTGGGTGTGGTACAGGCCTCCTTCTGAGTAAGATAAAGGCCTTCTCTATAGGGGTTGACATCTCCATAATTCTCCTTCGAAGGGCCCGTAAAAGGGTGAGAAGGGGTCTGGGTCTCGTCCAATGCGACGCTGAGCATCTACCTTTTAGAGATGGGGTGTTCAATAAGATCCTTGCAGTTACAGTGATCCAGAATATCCCCAGGCCAGAGAATTTTCTCTTAGAGATTAAAAGGGTGTCCAAAATGGGTTCCGACATCGTCATTTCCATTCTGAAGAAACTTGAGTTTGAACGCTTCAGAGATTTGATCGAGTCCTCTGGACTATCGATAAAATCGTCCTTCGAAGATGAGGAGGTCGAGGATTGGATAATATTCGCCTCCAACGGTTGA
- a CDS encoding D-glycerate dehydrogenase, whose translation MAKPKVYVTRQLFDEAIEILRQHADVEVFEGVDQPAPRNLILSKVREVEGLLTLLTDRIDSEVLEAGERLKVVSNCAVGFDNIDVEAATRRGIYVTNTPGILTETTADFTWGLLLAIARRVAEADRYVRSKRWIHPWGPKMFLGSDVYGKTLGIIGLGRIGRAVARRAKGFDMRLLYYDVQRDPRAEEELGVIYKDLIEVLKEADFITLHVPLTEETRHMIGRRELSMMKRSAYLINTSRGAVIDEKELYKALKDGVIAGAALDVFEREPIDPENPLLTLDNVVLAPHIASASVETRTLMAVTAAKNLVCVLRGEEPPNLVNPEVKKIKPLKRFI comes from the coding sequence ATGGCTAAACCCAAGGTCTATGTCACAAGGCAGCTCTTCGATGAGGCCATAGAGATATTAAGGCAGCACGCTGATGTTGAGGTTTTCGAGGGGGTAGATCAACCAGCTCCGAGAAACCTGATACTCTCGAAGGTCAGAGAGGTAGAGGGCCTTCTCACCCTCCTAACCGATAGGATAGACTCAGAGGTTCTGGAGGCTGGAGAAAGGCTTAAGGTTGTGAGTAACTGCGCCGTAGGCTTTGATAACATCGATGTGGAGGCCGCTACTAGGAGGGGGATATATGTGACCAATACTCCGGGAATTCTCACAGAGACGACAGCCGATTTCACCTGGGGCCTACTACTCGCGATCGCTAGGAGGGTGGCAGAGGCCGATCGCTACGTGAGGTCCAAGAGATGGATACATCCATGGGGGCCAAAGATGTTTCTAGGCTCAGATGTCTACGGCAAGACCCTTGGGATAATAGGACTTGGAAGGATTGGAAGGGCTGTCGCGAGGAGGGCAAAGGGGTTCGACATGAGGCTGTTATACTATGATGTTCAGAGAGATCCAAGAGCAGAGGAAGAGCTAGGGGTCATATATAAGGATCTAATAGAGGTGTTGAAAGAGGCCGACTTCATAACCCTACACGTACCCCTTACGGAGGAGACTCGTCATATGATAGGAAGGCGAGAACTCTCCATGATGAAGAGAAGTGCGTATTTGATTAATACATCTAGAGGAGCTGTAATAGATGAGAAAGAACTGTATAAAGCTCTAAAAGATGGGGTTATAGCAGGTGCGGCTCTAGATGTTTTTGAGAGAGAGCCCATAGATCCAGAGAATCCCCTTCTAACACTTGATAACGTTGTTTTAGCCCCACACATAGCGAGTGCGAGCGTGGAGACGAGGACTCTGATGGCCGTCACGGCAGCGAAGAATCTGGTATGCGTCCTAAGGGGAGAGGAGCCCCCCAACCTAGTTAACCCAGAAGTGAAAAAGATAAAGCCATTAAAAAGGTTCATTTAA
- the ilvD gene encoding dihydroxy-acid dehydratase yields the protein MTPDLRRRSSRVFDGLDRTAHRSLLKATGLSDSEIGKPLIAIVNSWNEIVPGHIHLNWLAYHVKRGVIEAGGTPIEFNTIAVCDGIAMGHEGMRMSLPSRELVADSVEVMIEAHGFDAMICLTTCDKIDPGMLMASARLDIPTIFCLGGPMEPGCPAWGRYKDRTITVQELFEVPSLVRKGEISQDEAEYLEEVCCGGPGACGGMFTANTMQCLIEAMGMALPYMATAPSTSSLRMRLASASGRQVVKLLELGLTPSRIITERALRNAVAVDMSLGGSTNTVLHLTALAEELGIEFGLDVFDEISRKTPHICNMAPSGPYKLNDLHRAGGIPAVMKELGDLIDKGCLTVSGKTVAENIKEALVSDREVIRPISDPVHPEGGIAILYGNLAPEGCVTKISAISRDLWHFEGEANVFEGEEEAISAIKGGKVEPGDAIIIRYEGPRGGPGMREMLAVTSAIVGSGLDKEVILITDGRFSGATRGPCIGHVSPEAAAGGPIALIERGDKVVLDIGTRRLEMALPDLELERRRRSWNPPPPKVMKGYLHRYSKLVSSAGRGAALK from the coding sequence ATGACTCCTGATCTAAGAAGGCGAAGTTCAAGGGTATTCGATGGGTTAGATAGAACCGCGCACCGATCCTTATTGAAGGCTACAGGGCTTTCTGACTCTGAGATTGGGAAGCCCCTGATAGCCATAGTTAACTCATGGAATGAGATAGTACCTGGCCATATTCACCTCAATTGGCTGGCATATCACGTTAAGCGGGGTGTCATTGAGGCTGGAGGAACGCCAATAGAGTTCAACACCATAGCGGTCTGCGATGGGATAGCTATGGGCCATGAGGGGATGAGAATGTCCCTTCCCAGCAGGGAACTCGTCGCCGACTCGGTTGAGGTGATGATTGAGGCCCACGGCTTCGACGCGATGATCTGTCTAACCACATGTGATAAGATAGATCCAGGTATGTTGATGGCCTCCGCCCGTCTAGATATCCCCACCATATTCTGCCTTGGTGGACCCATGGAGCCGGGCTGCCCGGCCTGGGGGAGATATAAGGATAGGACCATCACTGTTCAGGAGCTATTTGAGGTTCCAAGCCTAGTTAGAAAGGGTGAGATCAGCCAAGACGAGGCCGAGTATCTAGAGGAGGTCTGCTGTGGAGGTCCAGGGGCATGCGGTGGGATGTTCACAGCCAACACCATGCAATGTCTAATAGAGGCCATGGGAATGGCCCTGCCCTATATGGCGACCGCTCCCTCCACTAGCTCTCTTAGGATGCGCCTAGCATCGGCCTCGGGGCGTCAGGTGGTGAAGCTCCTTGAATTAGGCCTTACCCCAAGTAGGATAATAACAGAGAGAGCTCTACGGAACGCTGTAGCCGTAGATATGTCGCTGGGGGGCTCTACGAACACTGTTCTACATCTTACAGCGTTAGCAGAGGAGCTCGGCATCGAGTTTGGACTAGATGTATTCGACGAGATAAGCAGGAAGACCCCCCACATATGTAATATGGCTCCATCGGGGCCCTACAAGTTGAATGACCTACATAGGGCTGGAGGCATACCTGCGGTAATGAAGGAGCTTGGAGATCTCATAGATAAAGGGTGTTTAACGGTCTCAGGGAAGACCGTCGCAGAGAACATCAAAGAAGCCCTTGTATCGGATAGGGAGGTCATAAGGCCTATCTCAGACCCAGTCCACCCCGAAGGTGGAATAGCGATCCTTTATGGAAACCTCGCCCCGGAAGGTTGCGTTACAAAGATATCGGCGATCAGCAGAGACCTCTGGCACTTCGAAGGTGAGGCAAACGTATTTGAGGGGGAGGAGGAGGCCATCTCCGCCATCAAAGGTGGGAAGGTAGAACCGGGGGATGCCATAATAATCCGATACGAGGGGCCGAGGGGAGGGCCCGGAATGAGGGAGATGCTAGCAGTCACAAGCGCCATCGTCGGGAGCGGTCTCGATAAGGAGGTCATCCTCATCACCGACGGCAGGTTCTCCGGCGCGACTAGAGGCCCATGCATCGGCCACGTCTCCCCTGAGGCTGCGGCCGGAGGCCCAATAGCCCTAATAGAGAGGGGGGATAAGGTGGTCCTTGATATAGGTACAAGGAGGCTGGAGATGGCTCTCCCCGATCTAGAGCTTGAGAGGCGAAGGAGATCCTGGAATCCTCCACCACCGAAGGTAATGAAAGGATACCTACACAGGTATAGCAAGCTTGTCTCCTCGGCTGGTAGAGGAGCCGCCCTGAAATGA
- a CDS encoding radical SAM protein, giving the protein MKETKSLCPECVKVIPAIIYEEDSKVYLKKSCPEHGEFTDLYWGNYEQYMRVLKYDNTGVKLDNPRTSRERGCPYDCGICPEHSSHTVLSIIDVTNRCNLRCPICFAHAGAAGYIYEPTREQIVEMLKNLRANIPVPPTALQFSGGEPTVREDLPELVRAAKELGFHHVEVNSNGLKMAESVEYCRELKSAGVSTIYLQFDGVTPKPYLIARGFNLLPIKIRALENLKKAGFRSVVLVPVLVKGVNDDQVGDIVRFAVEHQDIIRGVNFQPVSITGRINRAERERMRITIPELMKLMEEQTDGLIKQEDWYPVPTVVPFSRFVGALKDKRYLDFSCHPHCGMATYLVAEEGKVAPITRYLNVDRFLKAIERANRLAVEGHKMRAKMSIGAAALRNIDLGMLRNYLLPVIWKGTYESLSELHHRMILVGAMHFMDPYNFDLERVNRCIIHYATPDGRIIPFCSMNTLHRSSVEKKFAQPLDNSKVTPLYDVESLRKRIAEEV; this is encoded by the coding sequence ATTAAAGAGACGAAGAGCCTCTGTCCCGAATGCGTAAAGGTCATACCCGCCATCATATATGAGGAGGATAGCAAGGTCTATCTCAAGAAGAGCTGTCCAGAACATGGGGAGTTCACCGATCTCTACTGGGGGAATTATGAACAATACATGAGGGTTTTGAAGTATGATAACACAGGCGTTAAGCTGGATAACCCAAGGACATCAAGAGAGAGGGGATGCCCCTATGACTGTGGGATCTGCCCCGAGCATTCCTCTCACACGGTCTTATCCATAATCGATGTAACCAACCGCTGCAATCTCAGGTGCCCAATATGTTTCGCCCACGCCGGAGCAGCCGGTTACATCTACGAACCCACCCGAGAGCAGATAGTCGAGATGCTAAAGAACCTGAGGGCTAACATACCTGTTCCCCCAACTGCACTCCAGTTCAGCGGAGGGGAGCCGACGGTTAGGGAGGACCTACCCGAGCTTGTCAGGGCGGCCAAGGAGCTAGGTTTTCATCATGTCGAGGTCAACTCTAATGGCCTCAAGATGGCCGAAAGCGTCGAATATTGCAGAGAGCTGAAGAGCGCTGGTGTGAGCACAATCTACCTCCAATTCGATGGGGTCACGCCTAAGCCATACTTAATTGCGAGGGGGTTCAATCTACTACCAATAAAGATAAGGGCTCTTGAAAACCTGAAGAAGGCTGGATTCAGGAGCGTGGTTCTCGTGCCGGTCCTAGTTAAAGGGGTCAACGACGACCAGGTTGGAGATATCGTCCGATTCGCGGTTGAACATCAGGACATCATTAGGGGTGTAAACTTCCAGCCCGTCTCAATAACTGGCAGAATAAACAGGGCTGAGAGGGAGAGGATGAGGATAACCATCCCCGAGCTGATGAAGCTAATGGAAGAGCAGACCGATGGGCTGATCAAGCAGGAGGACTGGTACCCAGTTCCAACTGTCGTTCCCTTCTCACGCTTTGTTGGGGCCCTTAAGGACAAGAGGTATTTAGACTTCAGCTGTCATCCCCACTGTGGGATGGCTACCTACCTCGTCGCTGAGGAGGGTAAGGTCGCCCCGATCACACGTTACCTGAACGTTGATAGATTCCTCAAGGCGATCGAGAGGGCTAATAGATTGGCTGTGGAGGGGCACAAGATGAGGGCGAAGATGTCAATAGGGGCTGCAGCCCTTAGAAACATCGATCTGGGAATGCTCAGAAACTACCTCCTGCCAGTTATATGGAAGGGGACCTATGAGAGCCTCAGCGAACTGCATCACCGAATGATCCTCGTTGGGGCGATGCATTTCATGGATCCCTACAACTTCGACCTTGAGAGGGTTAATCGCTGCATCATTCATTATGCGACACCAGACGGCCGGATTATACCCTTCTGCTCGATGAACACCCTTCACAGAAGCTCGGTGGAGAAGAAGTTCGCTCAGCCCTTGGACAATTCCAAGGTGACTCCCCTATACGATGTGGAATCTCTTAGGAAAAGGATAGCTGAAGAGGTATGA
- a CDS encoding TrmB family transcriptional regulator, which yields MNGRVREALRDIGLTEYEALAYIALVSLGEITAIRISEAASIPYSKIYGVLEGLKKRGWIGVKDGRPKTYFPRSPIDALRSEKMKMENKFQVFEKIVLEDLQPLFEQVRVKERPEIWIIRGDKNIVSNIIRVVKSTRNRLMMAVPTMSLEMHQNVLPLLRQIQGVDIKLLMTEELFRSMGKYVLILGEVRTRDEMFGGGLVADERECLIFLGEEHGHLAIWSDDIGLTTIARVYFEHLWETAKPTIH from the coding sequence GTGAATGGGAGGGTCCGGGAGGCTCTGAGGGATATTGGTCTAACCGAGTATGAGGCATTAGCTTACATCGCCCTAGTAAGCTTGGGAGAGATCACAGCGATCAGGATCAGCGAGGCAGCCTCCATCCCGTACTCAAAGATCTATGGTGTGTTGGAGGGCCTTAAAAAGAGGGGGTGGATAGGGGTTAAGGATGGGCGTCCCAAGACCTATTTTCCCAGATCACCAATCGATGCCTTGAGATCTGAAAAGATGAAAATGGAAAATAAATTTCAAGTATTTGAAAAAATAGTTTTAGAAGATCTTCAGCCCTTATTTGAGCAGGTGAGGGTAAAAGAGAGACCAGAAATTTGGATAATAAGAGGAGACAAAAACATTGTTTCCAATATTATCAGGGTTGTTAAAAGCACGAGAAATCGGTTGATGATGGCTGTTCCAACGATGAGCTTAGAGATGCATCAAAATGTGCTCCCCCTCCTGAGGCAGATACAGGGCGTTGATATCAAGCTGTTGATGACCGAGGAGCTTTTCAGATCCATGGGAAAATATGTCCTTATCTTGGGAGAGGTAAGGACCAGGGATGAGATGTTCGGTGGTGGCCTAGTGGCGGATGAAAGGGAATGCCTAATATTTCTAGGAGAAGAGCATGGCCATTTAGCAATATGGTCAGATGATATCGGACTGACGACCATAGCCAGGGTCTACTTCGAACACCTATGGGAGACTGCAAAGCCAACAATCCATTAA
- a CDS encoding L-threonine 3-dehydrogenase, whose product MKRVLVTGALGQLGSELTPKLREIYGVENVIASDIKSKPSKVLESGPFELLDVTDLQKVRGIIKKHEINMIYHLAAILSASGELNPQQAWQVNIDGLRNILEVAREFDVEKVFFPSSIAVFGPETPREMTPQDTVMRPRTIYGISKVAGELLCDYYYYKYGLDVRGVRYPGIISSEAPPGGGTTDYAVEMFYYAVKEESYTCFVRKDTVLPMIYMPDALRAAIELMEADISRLKHHNSFNVSGLSFSAGELEEEIRKHIPNFTVEYKPDFRQAIADTWPKSIDDSAAREEWGWRPSYNLSKMTEDMIRRLKERCEKGE is encoded by the coding sequence ATGAAGAGGGTACTTGTTACTGGTGCCCTAGGTCAACTGGGCTCCGAATTGACTCCTAAGCTGAGAGAGATATATGGAGTTGAGAATGTTATAGCCTCAGACATTAAGAGTAAACCAAGTAAGGTTCTCGAATCAGGCCCCTTCGAACTCCTGGATGTAACTGACCTCCAGAAGGTCAGAGGGATAATCAAGAAGCATGAGATAAATATGATCTACCATCTGGCCGCCATCCTCTCTGCGTCGGGGGAGTTAAACCCCCAACAAGCATGGCAAGTGAATATTGATGGTCTCCGGAATATCCTTGAAGTTGCAAGAGAGTTTGATGTTGAGAAGGTCTTTTTCCCTAGTTCCATCGCTGTCTTCGGTCCCGAGACCCCTAGAGAAATGACACCCCAGGATACGGTAATGAGACCGAGAACAATATATGGAATATCAAAGGTGGCAGGAGAACTCTTATGCGACTATTATTATTATAAATATGGCCTGGATGTTAGGGGAGTACGTTATCCAGGGATAATAAGTAGTGAAGCACCTCCAGGGGGAGGAACAACAGACTACGCTGTTGAGATGTTTTACTACGCGGTAAAGGAAGAATCTTATACTTGTTTTGTTAGAAAGGACACGGTCCTTCCAATGATCTACATGCCCGATGCTCTGAGGGCTGCTATAGAACTTATGGAAGCGGACATCTCAAGATTAAAGCATCATAACTCATTCAACGTCTCTGGTTTGAGTTTCTCAGCTGGGGAGCTGGAAGAAGAGATAAGGAAGCATATACCGAATTTTACAGTGGAATATAAGCCAGACTTTAGACAAGCGATAGCTGACACTTGGCCCAAGTCAATAGATGACTCAGCGGCTAGGGAGGAATGGGGATGGAGACCTAGTTATAACCTATCAAAGATGACTGAAGACATGATAAGAAGGTTAAAAGAACGATGTGAAAAAGGAGAATAA